Below is a window of Halococcus salsus DNA.
GGCGACCGCGTCGTGGGCGAGCAGCCACTGGATCGTGGCCTGGCCCATCGTGCGCTCGCCGTCGCGTTCGAGGAACCGGAGCTGTTCGACCTTCTCCCAGCCGGTGTCGTACCACTCGTCGGGCCGGAAGCCCCGGTGGTCGCCGGCGTCGAGTTCGGTCTCGGGCGTGACCTGCTCGTTGAGGATCCCCGAGGAGTGGGGCACCCGCGGGACGAGGCTGGTCTCGGCGTCGAGGTCCTCGATGGTCTCGATGAAGTGCTTGCCCGGAACCTGCTCGAAGAGGTTGAACACCACCTGGACGGCGTCGAACTCGTTCTCGATCGCCGCGTCGCCCTCCGCGAGCCAGCCGATCGAGGGCCCGAGCGCCCAGCCGAGCGCCTCGACTTTGCCCTCCTCTTTGAGTTCGTCGAGGGCTTCGAGGATGTCCTCGTCCACCTCGTCGACGTTGGCGTTGTGGAGCTGGAGGAGTTCGACGTGGTCGGTGTCGAGCCGGTCGAGGCTCTTCTCGACCGACTCGTGGATGTACTCGGGCGTGATGACCTTCGGAAGTTCGCCGTGGCCGGCCTGCGGGTTGTTGTAGAAGTCGTAGCCGACCTTGGTGGCGATGGTGACCTCGTCGCGGCGGTCGGCGAACGCCTGGCCGACGAGCTCCTCGCTCCGGCCGTGGCCGTAGACGTCGCCGGTGTCGAAGAAGGTGATCCCCCGATCGGCGGCGTGACGAAGCATCTCGATGCTCTCGCGCTCGCTCCGGTCGCCCCACCAGTCGGTGCCGACGGTCCACGCGCCGAAGCCGACCTCGCTGACCTCGACGTTCGAGCCCCCGAGTTTCCGGTATCGCATGGTCGCGGTTGGGCCCGGCCGCACTTATCCGGCGCGGTCAGTCCTCACGAAGTAGATCACCCGAAAGGGCGAGGATGGTGGGGCGGCGGGTCGGAACGTATCGCCGTTCGACAGTTACATTCCGTCCCCTATCGTATCCCGGCCATGAACCGCGAGCGCTCGCGCGACCTCTACGACCGCGCCCTCTCCGTGCTGGCCGGCGGTGTGAACTCCTCGGTGCGCGCGACCCAGCCCTACCCCGCGTTCGCCGAGCGCGGCGACGGATCGCATCTGATCGACGCCGACGGCAACCGCTACATCGACTACGTGATGGGCTACGGCCCGCTCCTGCTCGGCCACGACCTGCCCGAATCGGTCCGCGCGGCGGTCCAGTCCCACATGAGTGCAGGACCGATGTACGGCGCACCGACGGAGATCGAGGTCGAACTCGCGGAGTTCGTCGCCCGCCACGTGCCGAGCGTCGAGATGCTCCGGTTCGTGAACTCGGGCACCGAAGCCACGGTGTCGGCGGTCCGGCTCGCACGGGGCTACACCGGCCGTGACAAGGTCGTCGTGATGCAGGGTGGCTATCACGGGGCCCAGGAGTCGACGCTGGTCGAGGGCTCGCCGGACGCACCGCAGCCCTCCTCGCCGGGGATCCCGCAGTCCTTCGCGGCCGAGACCATCCCGGTGCCGTTCAACGACACCGAGAGCCTGGAAGCCGTCTTCGAGGCCCACGAGGGGGAGATCGCGGCGGTGCTCACCGAACCCCTGCTCGGGAACACCGCGAGCGTGCTGCCAGTCGAGGGCTATCACGACCGCCTGCGCGAGTTGTGCGACGAGCACGGCGCGTTGCTGGTCTTCGACGAGGTGATGACGGGCTTCCGCGTCGGGGGCCTCCAGTGTGCCCAGGGGAAGTTCGATATCGAACCGGACCTCACGACGTTCGCGAAGATCATCGGCGGCGGCCTCCCGGCGGGTGCGATCGGCGGCCCGGCCGAGATAATCGAGTCGTTCACGCCGTCGGGGGACGTCTTCCAGTCCGGAACCTACTCGGGGCACCCGATGGCAATGGCGGCGGGGCTCGAAACCCTGCGTTACGCGGCCGAGAACGACGTCTACGACCACGTGAACCGACTGGGAGAAAAGCTCCGGTCGGGCATTACCGATATCGTCGACGAGCGCGCGCCGGGCTACACAGTGCTCGGAACCGAGAGCATGTTCAAACTCGTCTTCACCCGCGGCGGGTCGGAGGGCGTGAGTGATTCCTGCCGGGCGGGCTGTCGGCAGGAACCCGACTGTGCACGCTTCGAGCGGTGTCCCAAGACCGGCGCGGACGTCGCGAACGCCGAGACCGAGCGCTGGGACCGGCTGTTCAGACCCGCGATGCTCGACCGGGGGATCCTGCTGACCGCGAACCAGATGGAGTCCCAGTTCGTGAGCGACGCGCACACCGACGAGGACGTCGAGGAGACCCTCGAAGCCTACAAGGCCTACTTCGAGTGAGCCGCCGTGCGGCGGCGGTGCGGTTGTGGAACGGTCTCGGCGAGCGGTAGCGAGCCGAGACTGCGGTGGCGGGGCGGTGCGGTCCTGGCGGATGAAGGGCGAGTGAACGCCGGAGGCGTGAACGAGGGCTTCGGCGGGAGCGGTTGCTGTGCGGAGTGGTTACGGTACGGGGCGGTTAGTGGTTGTACCGCGAGCGAGGCGAAGCCGAGCGAGCGGCCCTTTTTAGTCCAGGTTTTTGCGACGAGCGGTTGGCGAGCGAAGCGAGCCAACCCGAGGAGGAAAAAAGTGGGTGTTCAGACCGCGTCCGGTCCGTGTGTCCCGGTCCGGATCTGGGCGGCGTCCTCGACGGGCGTGACGAACACCTTGCCGTCGCCGGGTTCGCCGGTCGCGGCCCGTTCGACGATGGCGTCGACCACGTCCGAGGCGGGGATCTCGGCGACCACACACTCGATCTTGACCTTCTGGTGGAGGTCGACGGTGTACTCCTCGCCGCGCCACTGGCCCTTCGTGACCGGCTGGCTGCCCCGGCCGGAGACGTTCGTCACCGTGAGCGAGGGCGCGCCGGCCTCCGAGAGCGCGCTCTTCACTGCGTTGAGCTTCTCCGGACGGACGACGGCGGTGATCATCTTGAGCTCCCCGCCGTTGGGTTCGGGTTCACCACCGTCGGTCCGGATCTTCTCGTCGTCGATCGAGCGGACCATCCCGCCGTCGGCGACGGGGCCGCCCGAGTCGCCGAAGCCGAACTCGGGGTAGGTGTCGACGCCGTGTTCGGAGCTATCGAGCCCGTTGCGTTCGTGCTCGGGGGTGACCCGCGCCTGGCCGGCCGCCTTGAACGCGTAGAAGACCGCCGCGGTCGCGAGGATCGTCCAGCCACCGATGACGGTGACGCCGACGACCTGGACGATGAGCTGCGTGACGGAGAAGCCGCCCACCGCGAAGAACGGGAAGAGCACCGCGCCCATCGCGCCGGCCGAGCCGTGGACCGGGTAGACCGCACAGACGTCGTCGATCTTGAGGCGCTTCTCGACGAACGCGAAGACGATCGGGAGCTGGCCGCCCGCGAGCAGCCCGAGGATCATGGCCCCCCACCACGTCACGGCGTCCGTGACGCTGGTGATGACCACGAGGCCCGCGAGCATCCCGTTGGCGACGAAGAGGGTGTCGACCTTGTCGCTCTTGAGCAACGAGACGCCGGCGGCACCGAGCGCGCCGGTCCCCATCGCGAGCGTGGTCGTGAGCGCGACCCGGCCGACGGTGCTCGCGAACGCGCCGAGCGCGAGCGTGTCGTTCTCGGCGGTGAACACCGTCGCCGCCGTACCGACGTTGAACCCGTACCAGCCGAAACAGAGGATGAGGGTACCGAGCACCGCGAACGTCATCGAGTGGCCGGGGATCACGTTCGCGCTGCCGTCGTCGTTGTAGCGGTCGATCCGGGGGCCGATGACCCACGCCGCGGTGAGGCCGGCGATGCCGCCCATGCCGTGGACGATCATGCCGCCCGCGAAGTCGTGGAAACCGACGCCCATGAAGTCGGCGAGGAAGCCCCCGCCCCAGGTGACGCCCGTCACGACGGGGTAGATGACCGCGGCGAGCAGGAAGGTGTAGGTGACGTAGGCCCGGAGCTTACACCGCCCCGCGACCGCGCCCGAGACGATCGTGGCGGCGGTCATCGCGAACACCGCGCTGAACAGCCAGCCGACCCACGCAGTGGGGTCCGCGGGCGCGATGACGCTGCCGAACGCCCCGCCGATATCGACCCCGCTGCCGCTCGTCAGGCCGGCCACGATCGTCGAGACGGCTGCACCGACGAGGAAGAAGGCCACGACGCCGAGCGACCACGTCAGCATGTTCTTCGTGAGCTGGTTGGCGACGTTCTTCGCTCTGACCTGACCCGCCTCCAGCATCGCGAAGCCCGCGTGCATGAAGAAGATCAGGAAGGTCACCGTCAGCACCCAGACGTTGTTGACCCCGTCGGCGAGCACCCCGACGTCGACCCCGGACTGAAGCAGCACGTCGGTCATTTCCGGATCACCTGCCCAGATGGCTCGTGAATCGGTAGCTGTTCGTTCGGATTAACCGTCGTTTTGACCATGTTCGTGGTCCTCATCACGCGAAGACGTCTGGAAGTGATAGTATATAAATATTCCACCTGTCGAGGGAGTGTTCAAGCCACATACGGTAAACATATGTTCAATATGGAAGTATATCTATACCATATTAGGTTCCGTCCGATCGGAAACGCCCGCGCTCCGCCGGCCGAAAGTTTCGATCCGAATCCGTCGATTCGATCGGGTACTACCCTGTCGGCCTCGCGCGCGCCCCGACACGACGTGTCGCATGGATGGCTCGACCGGTCGGAGGTCAGAGCCGGTCGGCGATGGTCTCGGCGAAGTAGGTGAGGATCAGGTCGGCACCGGCGCGTTTGATCGACAGCAGCGATTCGAGCGCCACCGCGTCGAGGTCGAGCCAGCCCTTCTCGGCGGCGGCGTGGAGCATCGCGTACTCGCCGGAGACGTTGTAGGCCGCCACCGGGTAGTCGGTGTGGTCGCGGACCTGCCGGACCACGTCGAGGTACGGCAGGGCGGGTTTGACCATCAGCACGTCCGCACCCTCCTCGACGTCGAGGTCGACCTCGCGGAGCGCCTCGCGCGCGTTCGCGGGGTCCATCTGGTAGTGCCGGCGGTCGCCGAAGGCGGGGGCCCCGTCGGCGGCGTCGCGGAAGGGCCCGTAGAAGGCGCTCTCGTACTTCGCGGCGTAGGACATGATCGGGACGTCCTCGTAGTCCGCGCCGTCGAGCGCGCCTCGAATGGCACCCACCATGCCGTCGGTCGCGCTGCTCGGCGCGACCATGTCCGCCCCCGCCGCGGCGTGGCTCTCGGCGACCTTCCCCAGGAGGTCGAGGGTCGCGTCGTTGTCGACGGTGAGGTCGGGCCGCCCGTCGGTCGTCGTCATCCCACCGTCGCTCGCGGTCCCGTCCCACCGCTCGTGCGCCTCGTCGGTGAGCACCCCGCAGTGGCCGTGTTCGGTGTACTCACAGAGACAGACGTCGGTGATGGCGAAGACGTCGGTTTCCGCCGTGATCCGCCGGAGCGCGCGCTGGACCACGCCGTCGTCGGCCCAGGCCCGGGTGCCGCGTTCGTCCTTCGATTCGGGGATCCCGAAGACCATCACGCTCTCGACGCCGGTCGCCTCGACCTCGGCGACGCGGTCGGCGGCCTGGCTCACGGGGACGCGCTCGTGACCCGGCATCGACTCTATTGGGACCCGCTCGTCGGTCGTGGCGTCGACGAAGACCGGCGCGATGAGGTCGGTCGGCTGGAGGCTGGTCTCGCGCACGAGGCCGCGGAGCCCGTCGCGGCGGAGCCGTCGCGGGCGGTGAGGACCGGACATGGTCTGTGGAGGGCCCCGGAGCCCAAAACCCCCGCGGCGTGACGGAAACGATTTAGGAGCCACCGAAGTAGCTCCGACGATGATCGCGCCGGTCCTCCAGATAGCCGAGATGCCGCAACTCCTGCGGGATCTCCTCGATTCGGAGTTCGCGTTCCTCGCGCTGCTCTGCGTGTTCGTGCTCGAAGGCGCGATGCTGATGTACTTCATGCCGAGCGAGGCGATCGTGCCGATCTCGATCGGGCTCCTGGGGGGAACCATCCCCGAGATCGCCGCCATCATCGGGGTCGCCGTCCTCGGGGCGACGATCGGGCAGACCGCGTTGTTCACGCTCGCGAAGCGCGGCGGCCGGGAGTGGCTCCTCCAGAAGCGGTGGTTCCGGGTGAGCGACGAGCGCCTCGCGACCTTCGACGGCTGGTTCGACCGCTGGGGCCCGCTCGTCGTCCCGGTGAGCAACTCACTGCTGTTCACGCGCGGGATGCTCACCGTCCCCGCGGGCTTCGCCGAGATGCGAACCCGGGAGTTCGTGGTGCTCTCGGCGATCGGCACCCTCGTCTTCGAGACCGCGCTCGCGGCGATCTCGCTCGGCGTCATCGAGTGGGTGCTCTGAACCCGTTCTCGGTCCGAATCAATCGTCCGCGGTCGCCGTCCCCGCGGCCGTGGTCGAATCCGTGGCCCGCCCACCAGCCTCGATCGCCTCGGCGAGGAGTTCGGAGAGCCCGACGACCTCGATCCTGTCCTCGAAGTTCCCGGTCTTGCGTCCGTCCTCGTACATCGTCATGCACATCGGGCAGGCGACGACGAATTTCTCGATTCCCGACCCCGCATCCGTGTCCTCCAGGGCCTCCCGGAGGCGCTCCTCGCTGGGTTTCGGGTCCTCGTCGAAGTCCATCCAGAGACCGCCACCGCCGCCGCCACAGCAAAACGAGTTCGCGCGGTTCCTGGGCATCTCGTCGATCGTACAGCCCGTCCGACGGATCAAGTCCCTGGGAGCTTCGAACTCGTCGTTCATCCGGCCGAGGTGGCACGGGTCGTGGTAGGTGACGGTGTAGTCGAGTTCGGTCCCCGCGAGGTCGATCTTCCCCGTCTCCGCCAGTTCCTGCACCACCTGGGTGTAGTGGTGGACGTCGATCGCGCCATCCGAATTCCACTCGACGCCGTCGAGCTCGGGGTACTCGTTCTCGAACGTGTTGTAGCTGTGCGGGTCGGTGCAGACCAGTTTCTCGAACTCGCACTCCTCGAACGCGGCGGCGTTGTCCTCGGCGAGCATTTCGTACAATCCCTCTTCACCGACGCGCCGGACGTCGTTGCCGTCGTTCTGCTCGTCCTCGTAGAGGATCCCGTAGGAAACCCCGGAATGTTCGAGGATGGTGGCGAGCGAGCGCGCGACGCGCCGGTTGCGCTCGTCGTAGGAGGGGTAGTCGCCGACGTACCAGAGGTACTCGACCTCCTGATCGCGCGCGTCGGGCACCTCGAAGTCCAGTTTCTCGACCCAGTCGGGGCGTTTGCGCTCCGGATCCCCGAACGAGTTGCCCTGCTGGAAGACGTCCATCATGGTTTCTTGAACGTTGTCGTCCATCTCGCCCATCTCGGTCAGCCGGCGGTTCATCTCCGTGAACTGCGGGACGTGCTCGATGTCGACGGGACAGGCGTCCATGCAAGCCATACACGACATGCACGACTCCATCGTTCGGGAATCGATCACGCTCGTGCCGCCGTCGGCCACGATGTCCTTCGTCTCGCCGCCCGCGTCCACGGACTCCCGGTAGTTCTTCAGGTCGAGGATCACGTTCCGGGGATCGAGCGGGCGGCCCGACGCCTTCGCGGGGCAGACCGACGAACACCGGCCGCACTTGGTGCAGGCGTCGTGGTCGAGGCGCTGTCGCCAGGACATGTCCTCCACTTCGGTGAAGCCGATCTCGTCGGGTGCGGCGTCGGCGGGCACCCCCGGAAGGCGGACCCCGGCCTTCTCGTCGCGGGTCACGACGTTCGCGAAGCTCGAGATCATGTGGAACGGTTTGGCGTAGGGGACCCACGCGACGAACCCGAGCGCGAGGAGCGAGTGCGACCACCACGCCGCCGGGTAGAGGGCCCTCGCGAGGCTCTCGGAGATCCCGGCGGCGCGGAGGGCGTCCGCGACGAACCAGCCGACGAAACTCACCGTCTCGAAGCTCGGGAAGCCGGTCGCGAGGATCCGGAGGCCTTCGAGGAGGTAGCCACCCACGCCGAGCAGGAAGAGTACCCAGACGAAGCCGCCGTCCTCGAGGCTGGTGTGGCGACCCCAGAGGCGGTCGGTGCGGACGACGTGTCGGCGGTAGATCGCCATGCCGAGGCCGACCACGAACAGGAAGCCGAGCGCGTCCATTATCAGGGAGTACGAGAGGTAGAAATCGCCGACGAAGAACGACTGCTCCTCGCCGAGCAGCCCGGTCACGAGCCGGTAGCCGTCCATGTCGATCCCGAGGATGGTGGTGCCGATCAGGAGCGTGAGAAAACCCCACATGATGAAGGTGTGCATCAGCCCGCCGTAGAGGTCGCGGTCGAACTGGTTGCGGTTCGACAAAACTGTGCTCGCGGCGCTCACCACCCGACCCGGGAGGTCGTCGAGTCGCGCGAACGCGTCGTCGGGGCCCCGGGCGTAGCGCGCGAACCGGTCGTAGACCCCGTAGAGGAAGAGCACGACCGCGAGCGCCGCGAGGAAGTAGAACACCGCCTTCCCCACCGGGCCCACCAGCCAGAACGTCTCCCGGGTGACGGTTCCGGCCTGGAGTGGATGTATCATTTACTACTGTTAGCGTATCGACCGCCGGGGTTAAATCTTGGCAACAGCGGGGGGACGGCTACCCTGAGCCGTCACGCGGCACGGTAGTACGCGACCGCGTCGCCGTCCTCCTGGCGCACCCGTTTCTCCGCCACGTCGCGCGAGACGAGGGTTTCGAGCGCCATCTCGACGATGACCTCCGAGCGCTGTTTCGAGACCTGCCAGTCGAGGGCTTCGAGCAGCGTGGCGAGGGGTTCGAACCCCTCGGACTCCGGGCCGGCGTCGCGAAAGAAGTCGTCGACGCAGTAGGCTTTGGTTTCGTCGTCGGTGAGGACGTCCCGAACCTGCGTGATGACGTCGCTGGTCGGGTCGGCGGCCTCCCAGTCAGCTGCGTCGAGCACCATGCGCGGGCTTCGGGGTCGACGGTGATATATCCAGTGGGCGTCAGAGCGCCGCCCACACGAGCAAACCACCCGCGACGAGGAGCGCGGGGCCGTCGAGCCAGGAGAGTTGGAGGACCGGAAGCGTCGGGTTCCACGCGAAACACCGGGCACGAAGGGCGAGTCCCAGTCGGTCCGCCCGGCCGAACGCCCGCCCGACGCCCGCGGCGGCGACGATCCGCATCCGCTCGACCAGCGAGCGTTCGGTGCCGAGACGCGCCCGCATCGCCGTTCGCGCGCCCTTGAGGTCGGCCACCAACACCGGCAAGAACCGGAAGACCAGCGCCACGCCGACCCCGAGCAGCCGACCCGTTCGACCCGGGATCGTCCGCTGGATCGCGGCGCGCGAGTCCCGGACCGGCGTCGTCCGGACGTAGGCCGTGCTCACCACCAGGACGAGCAGGACCCGGTAGCTCGCCAGTGCCGGGCCGCCGGCCTCGGAGAGCGCGACCCACGGCGGCCCGAGCGTGAGCGCCGCGACGGCCGGCCCGGCGACGAGGAAGGGGAGCGCGTATCGCACCTCGGCCACGGCTTCGACCGGCGAGGTGGCCGCTGCGAGGAGGGCGACGGCCGTGATGCCGGTCGCGACGGCGAGCCCGCGCGGGGTGGTGTGGGCGAACGCCGCGACCGCGAACCCGACCTGGACGGCGAGCTTCGTCCGCGGATCGAGCCGGTGCGCCACCGAGTCGCCGGGTTCGTACGCCAGCGTCACGGGTCCGCACCGCGGGCGGGAACCCGCACGCCGAGCCCCGCCAGTCGGTCGCGGACGTTCTCGGGTGTGGCGTCGAGCGCGATCCGGCCATCGCGCAACACGACTACGCGGTCGGCGAGCGCGAGGAGGTCACGGAGGTCGTGTGTCACGATTACGATGCTCGTGCCGTCGGCCGAGAGCGCGGCCAGCCTGTCGAGAACCGACGCCCGCGCGGGTTCGTCGAGCCCTGCGAACGGTTCGTCGAGCACCAGATGGTCGGGATCCATCGCGAGCGCGCCCGCGATGGCGACTCGGGCCTGCTCGCCACCCGAGAGCCGGTCGATCCGGTCGTCCGCGCGCCCCGCCAGCCGCACCGCCGAGAGCGCCCGCTCGACCCGCCGATCGATCGTCTCCCGCGGGAGCCCGAGGTTCTCCGGCCCGAACGCGACGTCCGCGCCGACCGTCGCGGCGACGAAACCGTCCTTCGGGTCCTGAAACGTCATCGCCACCGTGCTCCGAGCGGCCACGAGATCCTCGGCCACCGGTACTCCGTTGACCGCGACGGACCCCGAATCAAGCGTGAGCAGCCCGTTGAACAGCCGCACCAGGCTCGTCTTCCCCGAGCCGTTGGGGCCGGCGAACACCACGAACTCGCCGTCGTCGATGGTGAGCGAGACGCCGTCGACCGCCGGCCGATCGCTCTCGTCGCTCCCGTAGCGATAGACGAGGTCGCGGGTCTCGATCATTCGGTCACGAGCGCGTCGCTCCGGACGATCCCGACCGCGGCAGCCGCCTTCAGCGCCTCGGCCGGCAGGAACGCCGCCGCGCCGGTCAGGAACGCCTCGACGGGCCCGAGCTGCTGGGTCGCCATCAGCCCGAGGGTTCCACAGGTGTAGATCACGGCGATGCCGGCGACGAGCGCGACGACGAGCCGAACGAGCCCCACTCGACTGGGGTCGACCCCCGATCGGCCGTAGGCGAGGCCGCCGATGACCGCCGCGCCGAGGGGGTACGACCAGAGGTAGCCCGCGGTCGGGCCGAGGAGGACCCCGAATCCCGCGGTCCCGAGCGCGAACACCGGCGCGCCGAGCGCGCCCGCGAGGAGGTAGAGCCCACAGGCCGCCGCCCCCCAAACCGGGCCACAGAACAGGCCCGCGAGGAACACCCCGAGGACCTGCAGGGTCACGGGCGCGGGCGAGAGGGGGTACGGGAACGCCACGTAGGCGAAGGCCCCCAGCAACGCCGCGAACAGCGCCGCTCGTGCGAGGTTGGCCGCGGTCTCGTCGCCGACGAGTTCGGTGTCGGTGGTTCGCGTACTCACGATAGCGACCCTTCGTCAACCCCTCTAATAAGTCTGGTTGACGAACTCGGGTTCGGGTCGCCGGTGGGTTTTTATTCGCCGGTGTCAGACGCTTCGTTCGCGTGGCAATGGACGAAAAAACCGAGGAGCTCCGGGACATCTTCATGGAGGTCACCGACGCGTCGAGCGTCACCGAGCCGCAGGAGGACGAGCGGGGGGCGATCGCACCCGAGGGCTCGCCAGACGAGCGTACCGCCGACGTGGTCGCGGCGATGGACGAACGCTACGAGTTCACGACCGACCTCGACCGCGAGGGGCTCGTCGCCATCGTCCGCGGGTTCTACGAGGACGATACCGACGCCGAACTCGCCGACGCGGTCGACGAATCGCGCCACACCGTCTTCCAGGCCCGAATGGACCTCCACCTCTTTCGGGACGACGACGTCGAAGCACCGTTCGACCTCGACACCCTCCGCGAGCGGCTCGAAGACGGGACCGACGTCGCGGCGGTCGCCGAGGAGTTCGACGTCGCGGAGTCGACGGTCCGGCGCTACGGTCGGGTGCTCGAAACCTGGGCCGAGCGCCGCGCGGTCGGCGACCGCTTCCGGGAGGCCTTCGACGAGATCTACCTCGACGCCGACCTCGAAGACCACACGACCGAGGCCA
It encodes the following:
- a CDS encoding aldo/keto reductase produces the protein MRYRKLGGSNVEVSEVGFGAWTVGTDWWGDRSERESIEMLRHAADRGITFFDTGDVYGHGRSEELVGQAFADRRDEVTIATKVGYDFYNNPQAGHGELPKVITPEYIHESVEKSLDRLDTDHVELLQLHNANVDEVDEDILEALDELKEEGKVEALGWALGPSIGWLAEGDAAIENEFDAVQVVFNLFEQVPGKHFIETIEDLDAETSLVPRVPHSSGILNEQVTPETELDAGDHRGFRPDEWYDTGWEKVEQLRFLERDGERTMGQATIQWLLAHDAVASVTPTFRTAADINEWAAAPETPRLSDEEFERVAELHANDYGITRDDGMHGFRSSVDGADLDAVGAKYAGD
- the hemL gene encoding glutamate-1-semialdehyde 2,1-aminomutase; protein product: MNRERSRDLYDRALSVLAGGVNSSVRATQPYPAFAERGDGSHLIDADGNRYIDYVMGYGPLLLGHDLPESVRAAVQSHMSAGPMYGAPTEIEVELAEFVARHVPSVEMLRFVNSGTEATVSAVRLARGYTGRDKVVVMQGGYHGAQESTLVEGSPDAPQPSSPGIPQSFAAETIPVPFNDTESLEAVFEAHEGEIAAVLTEPLLGNTASVLPVEGYHDRLRELCDEHGALLVFDEVMTGFRVGGLQCAQGKFDIEPDLTTFAKIIGGGLPAGAIGGPAEIIESFTPSGDVFQSGTYSGHPMAMAAGLETLRYAAENDVYDHVNRLGEKLRSGITDIVDERAPGYTVLGTESMFKLVFTRGGSEGVSDSCRAGCRQEPDCARFERCPKTGADVANAETERWDRLFRPAMLDRGILLTANQMESQFVSDAHTDEDVEETLEAYKAYFE
- a CDS encoding ammonium transporter; its protein translation is MTDVLLQSGVDVGVLADGVNNVWVLTVTFLIFFMHAGFAMLEAGQVRAKNVANQLTKNMLTWSLGVVAFFLVGAAVSTIVAGLTSGSGVDIGGAFGSVIAPADPTAWVGWLFSAVFAMTAATIVSGAVAGRCKLRAYVTYTFLLAAVIYPVVTGVTWGGGFLADFMGVGFHDFAGGMIVHGMGGIAGLTAAWVIGPRIDRYNDDGSANVIPGHSMTFAVLGTLILCFGWYGFNVGTAATVFTAENDTLALGAFASTVGRVALTTTLAMGTGALGAAGVSLLKSDKVDTLFVANGMLAGLVVITSVTDAVTWWGAMILGLLAGGQLPIVFAFVEKRLKIDDVCAVYPVHGSAGAMGAVLFPFFAVGGFSVTQLIVQVVGVTVIGGWTILATAAVFYAFKAAGQARVTPEHERNGLDSSEHGVDTYPEFGFGDSGGPVADGGMVRSIDDEKIRTDGGEPEPNGGELKMITAVVRPEKLNAVKSALSEAGAPSLTVTNVSGRGSQPVTKGQWRGEEYTVDLHQKVKIECVVAEIPASDVVDAIVERAATGEPGDGKVFVTPVEDAAQIRTGTHGPDAV
- the hemB gene encoding porphobilinogen synthase, whose product is MSGPHRPRRLRRDGLRGLVRETSLQPTDLIAPVFVDATTDERVPIESMPGHERVPVSQAADRVAEVEATGVESVMVFGIPESKDERGTRAWADDGVVQRALRRITAETDVFAITDVCLCEYTEHGHCGVLTDEAHERWDGTASDGGMTTTDGRPDLTVDNDATLDLLGKVAESHAAAGADMVAPSSATDGMVGAIRGALDGADYEDVPIMSYAAKYESAFYGPFRDAADGAPAFGDRRHYQMDPANAREALREVDLDVEEGADVLMVKPALPYLDVVRQVRDHTDYPVAAYNVSGEYAMLHAAAEKGWLDLDAVALESLLSIKRAGADLILTYFAETIADRL
- a CDS encoding DedA family protein, which produces MIAPVLQIAEMPQLLRDLLDSEFAFLALLCVFVLEGAMLMYFMPSEAIVPISIGLLGGTIPEIAAIIGVAVLGATIGQTALFTLAKRGGREWLLQKRWFRVSDERLATFDGWFDRWGPLVVPVSNSLLFTRGMLTVPAGFAEMRTREFVVLSAIGTLVFETALAAISLGVIEWVL
- a CDS encoding (Fe-S)-binding protein is translated as MIHPLQAGTVTRETFWLVGPVGKAVFYFLAALAVVLFLYGVYDRFARYARGPDDAFARLDDLPGRVVSAASTVLSNRNQFDRDLYGGLMHTFIMWGFLTLLIGTTILGIDMDGYRLVTGLLGEEQSFFVGDFYLSYSLIMDALGFLFVVGLGMAIYRRHVVRTDRLWGRHTSLEDGGFVWVLFLLGVGGYLLEGLRILATGFPSFETVSFVGWFVADALRAAGISESLARALYPAAWWSHSLLALGFVAWVPYAKPFHMISSFANVVTRDEKAGVRLPGVPADAAPDEIGFTEVEDMSWRQRLDHDACTKCGRCSSVCPAKASGRPLDPRNVILDLKNYRESVDAGGETKDIVADGGTSVIDSRTMESCMSCMACMDACPVDIEHVPQFTEMNRRLTEMGEMDDNVQETMMDVFQQGNSFGDPERKRPDWVEKLDFEVPDARDQEVEYLWYVGDYPSYDERNRRVARSLATILEHSGVSYGILYEDEQNDGNDVRRVGEEGLYEMLAEDNAAAFEECEFEKLVCTDPHSYNTFENEYPELDGVEWNSDGAIDVHHYTQVVQELAETGKIDLAGTELDYTVTYHDPCHLGRMNDEFEAPRDLIRRTGCTIDEMPRNRANSFCCGGGGGGLWMDFDEDPKPSEERLREALEDTDAGSGIEKFVVACPMCMTMYEDGRKTGNFEDRIEVVGLSELLAEAIEAGGRATDSTTAAGTATADD
- a CDS encoding energy-coupling factor transporter transmembrane component T family protein, with amino-acid sequence MTLAYEPGDSVAHRLDPRTKLAVQVGFAVAAFAHTTPRGLAVATGITAVALLAAATSPVEAVAEVRYALPFLVAGPAVAALTLGPPWVALSEAGGPALASYRVLLVLVVSTAYVRTTPVRDSRAAIQRTIPGRTGRLLGVGVALVFRFLPVLVADLKGARTAMRARLGTERSLVERMRIVAAAGVGRAFGRADRLGLALRARCFAWNPTLPVLQLSWLDGPALLVAGGLLVWAAL
- a CDS encoding energy-coupling factor ABC transporter ATP-binding protein translates to MIETRDLVYRYGSDESDRPAVDGVSLTIDDGEFVVFAGPNGSGKTSLVRLFNGLLTLDSGSVAVNGVPVAEDLVAARSTVAMTFQDPKDGFVAATVGADVAFGPENLGLPRETIDRRVERALSAVRLAGRADDRIDRLSGGEQARVAIAGALAMDPDHLVLDEPFAGLDEPARASVLDRLAALSADGTSIVIVTHDLRDLLALADRVVVLRDGRIALDATPENVRDRLAGLGVRVPARGADP
- a CDS encoding biotin transporter BioY; this encodes MSTRTTDTELVGDETAANLARAALFAALLGAFAYVAFPYPLSPAPVTLQVLGVFLAGLFCGPVWGAAACGLYLLAGALGAPVFALGTAGFGVLLGPTAGYLWSYPLGAAVIGGLAYGRSGVDPSRVGLVRLVVALVAGIAVIYTCGTLGLMATQQLGPVEAFLTGAAAFLPAEALKAAAAVGIVRSDALVTE
- a CDS encoding helix-turn-helix domain-containing protein codes for the protein MDEKTEELRDIFMEVTDASSVTEPQEDERGAIAPEGSPDERTADVVAAMDERYEFTTDLDREGLVAIVRGFYEDDTDAELADAVDESRHTVFQARMDLHLFRDDDVEAPFDLDTLRERLEDGTDVAAVAEEFDVAESTVRRYGRVLETWAERRAVGDRFREAFDEIYLDADLEDHTTEATRDGLDEATEGMENNLSF